The following are encoded in a window of Kitasatospora sp. NBC_01250 genomic DNA:
- a CDS encoding gamma-aminobutyraldehyde dehydrogenase, translating to MDLSDFADGAQYIDGKLSAGTGEEPFEVVNPADGSTVAQVRLASVADVDTAVAAATAALPDWSRATPGARSEVLLRLSTLLAEQAEEFAHVETAQTGKPIKLSSEFDVPGTIDNTAFFAGAARNLEGRAAGEYSGDHTSYVRREAIGVVGSIAPWNYPLQMAAWKILPAIAAGNTVVLKPAELTPLTALMFARAATAAGLPDGVVNVVTGAGRDVGERLAGHPDVAMVSFTGSTPVGRRVAELAAATAKRTHLELGGKAPFVVFADADLEAAVHGAVAGALINSGQDCTAATRAYVQRPLYDAFVAGVAELFAAVRLGDPRDPRTDLGPLVSYTHRDRVAAFVERARGYGATVVTGGAAPDTGHDGTDLTRGAYYRPTLITGAAQESEVVQGEIFGPVLVVLPFDTDDEALRLANDTPYGLAASAWTRDVHRALRATREIAAGCVWVNDHIPIISEMPHGGYKASGYGKDMSQYSLDEYTQVKHVMFDTTAVARKDWHRTVFGDRD from the coding sequence ATGGACCTGAGCGACTTCGCGGACGGTGCCCAGTACATCGACGGCAAGCTGAGCGCGGGCACCGGCGAGGAGCCGTTCGAGGTGGTCAACCCCGCCGACGGCAGCACGGTCGCGCAGGTGCGGCTCGCCTCGGTCGCCGACGTCGACACCGCCGTGGCCGCCGCCACCGCCGCCCTGCCCGACTGGTCACGGGCCACGCCCGGTGCCCGGTCCGAGGTGCTGCTGCGCCTCAGCACCCTGCTGGCCGAGCAGGCCGAGGAGTTCGCCCACGTCGAGACCGCCCAGACCGGCAAGCCGATCAAGCTCAGCAGCGAGTTCGACGTCCCGGGGACCATCGACAACACGGCCTTCTTCGCCGGCGCCGCCCGCAACCTGGAGGGCAGGGCCGCCGGCGAGTACTCCGGCGACCACACCTCCTACGTGCGGCGCGAGGCGATCGGCGTGGTCGGCTCGATCGCACCGTGGAACTACCCGCTGCAGATGGCGGCCTGGAAGATCCTGCCGGCCATCGCGGCGGGCAACACCGTGGTGCTCAAGCCCGCCGAGCTCACCCCGCTCACCGCGCTGATGTTCGCCCGCGCCGCCACCGCGGCCGGGCTGCCCGACGGTGTGGTCAACGTTGTCACCGGCGCGGGCCGCGACGTCGGCGAGCGGCTGGCCGGGCACCCGGACGTGGCGATGGTCTCCTTCACCGGCTCCACCCCGGTCGGCAGGCGAGTGGCCGAACTGGCCGCCGCCACCGCCAAGCGGACCCACCTCGAACTGGGCGGCAAGGCGCCGTTCGTGGTCTTCGCGGACGCCGACCTGGAGGCCGCCGTGCACGGGGCGGTGGCCGGCGCGCTGATCAACAGCGGCCAGGACTGCACCGCCGCGACCCGCGCCTATGTCCAACGCCCGCTCTACGACGCCTTCGTGGCCGGTGTCGCCGAGCTGTTCGCCGCCGTCCGGCTGGGCGATCCGCGCGATCCGCGCACCGACCTCGGCCCGCTGGTCTCCTACACCCATCGCGACCGGGTGGCCGCATTCGTCGAACGGGCACGCGGCTACGGCGCCACCGTCGTCACCGGCGGCGCTGCGCCGGACACCGGCCACGACGGCACCGACCTGACCCGGGGCGCCTACTACCGGCCGACCCTGATCACCGGCGCCGCCCAGGAGAGCGAGGTGGTGCAGGGCGAGATCTTCGGACCGGTGCTGGTGGTGCTCCCGTTCGACACCGACGACGAGGCGCTGCGGCTGGCCAACGACACGCCGTACGGGCTGGCCGCCTCCGCCTGGACCCGGGACGTGCACCGCGCACTGCGGGCCACCCGGGAGATCGCGGCGGGCTGCGTCTGGGTCAACGACCACATCCCGATCATCAGTGAGATGCCGCACGGCGGGTACAAGGCATCCGGCTACGGCAAGGACATGTCGCAGTACTCGCTGGACGAGTACACCCAGGTCAAGCACGTCATGTTCGACACCACGGCGGTGGCCAGGAAGGACTGGCACCGGACCGTCTTCGGCGACCGGGACTGA
- a CDS encoding CoA-acylating methylmalonate-semialdehyde dehydrogenase, giving the protein MDKHVIHWIGGAAVPTAGTAPRRGDLYDPATGRVSGQVDFAGIAEVDQAVAAAAGAFADWRHASIAKRTAVLFAFRELFNARKDELAAIIVAEHGKVHSDALGELARGQEVVEYACGIPQLLKGGFTEQASTGIDVYSIRQPLGPVAIISPFNFPAMVPMWFFAIAIAAGNTVVLKPSEKDPSAANFIAGLWQEAGLPDGVFNVVHGDKVAVDRLLEHPDVKSVSFVGSTPIARYVYETGTRYGKRVQALGGAKNHMLVLPDADLDLSADAAVNAGFGAAGERCMAVSVLVAVDPIGDELVEKIRQRIATLKVGPGCNGDSEMGPLVTGQHRDKVTSYLESGLADGAELAVDGRTHPVTGQDVNGQDTADGFWLGPTLFDHVKPGMSVYNDEIFGPVLSVVRVSSYEEGLELINANPYGNGTAIFTNDGGAARRFQHEVEVGMVGINVPIPVPVAYYSFGGWKASLFGDAHAYGADGVQFFTRGKAVTQRWLDPSHGGINLGFPTNS; this is encoded by the coding sequence ATGGACAAGCACGTCATCCACTGGATCGGCGGCGCGGCGGTGCCGACCGCGGGCACCGCACCCCGCCGCGGCGACCTGTACGACCCGGCCACCGGGCGGGTCTCCGGCCAGGTGGACTTCGCGGGCATCGCCGAGGTCGACCAGGCGGTCGCCGCTGCCGCCGGGGCCTTCGCCGACTGGCGCCACGCCTCGATCGCCAAGCGGACCGCGGTGCTCTTCGCCTTCCGCGAGCTGTTCAACGCGCGCAAGGACGAGCTGGCCGCGATCATCGTCGCCGAGCACGGCAAGGTGCACTCGGACGCGCTCGGCGAGCTGGCCCGTGGCCAGGAGGTGGTCGAGTACGCCTGCGGGATCCCGCAGCTGCTCAAGGGCGGCTTCACCGAGCAGGCCTCCACCGGCATCGACGTCTACTCGATCCGTCAGCCGCTGGGCCCGGTCGCCATCATCTCGCCCTTCAACTTCCCGGCGATGGTGCCGATGTGGTTCTTCGCGATCGCGATCGCGGCGGGCAACACCGTGGTCCTCAAGCCGTCCGAGAAGGACCCGTCGGCGGCGAACTTCATCGCCGGCCTCTGGCAGGAGGCCGGTCTGCCGGACGGCGTCTTCAACGTCGTGCACGGTGACAAGGTCGCGGTCGACCGCCTGCTCGAGCACCCGGACGTCAAGTCCGTCAGCTTCGTCGGCTCCACCCCGATCGCCCGCTACGTCTACGAGACCGGCACCCGGTACGGCAAGCGGGTACAGGCCCTGGGCGGCGCGAAGAACCACATGCTGGTGCTGCCCGACGCCGACCTCGACCTCAGCGCGGACGCGGCCGTGAACGCCGGCTTCGGCGCGGCCGGCGAGCGCTGCATGGCGGTCTCGGTGCTGGTCGCGGTCGACCCGATCGGTGACGAGCTGGTCGAGAAGATCAGGCAGCGGATCGCGACCCTCAAGGTCGGACCCGGCTGCAACGGCGACAGCGAGATGGGCCCGCTGGTCACCGGCCAGCACCGCGACAAGGTGACCTCCTACCTCGAGTCGGGCCTGGCCGACGGCGCGGAGCTGGCCGTGGACGGTCGGACCCACCCGGTCACCGGACAGGACGTGAACGGGCAGGACACCGCCGACGGCTTCTGGCTGGGCCCCACGCTCTTCGACCACGTCAAGCCGGGCATGTCTGTCTACAACGACGAGATCTTCGGCCCGGTGCTCTCGGTGGTCCGGGTCTCCTCCTACGAGGAGGGCCTGGAACTGATCAACGCCAACCCGTACGGCAACGGCACCGCCATCTTCACCAACGACGGCGGCGCGGCCCGGCGCTTCCAGCACGAGGTGGAGGTCGGCATGGTCGGGATCAACGTGCCGATCCCGGTGCCGGTGGCCTACTACTCCTTCGGCGGCTGGAAGGCCTCCCTCTTCGGTGACGCGCACGCGTACGGGGCGGACGGGGTGCAGTTCTTCACCCGCGGCAAGGCGGTGACCCAGCGCTGGCTCGACCCCTCGCACGGGGGGATCAACCTCGGCTTCCCGACCAACAGCTGA